AAGATTTGGTATCGATTGGTGCTTATAAGCCGGGAGCTGACCCAGCCATTGATAGTGCATTCACATTAAAACCTCGACTGGATGGTTACTTACAGCAAGCGATGAAAGAGACGGTACCGTACGATATGTGTGTCAACATGCTGCGTAACCTGCTACAAGGAGACTCGTAATCCATGGACAATGCGCTGGATTTTTTATTGAGTCAGGCTCAGGAACGAGAAAACCAAGCGGTACTCGCGCTTGGTCAGGCGCGGGTTGAACTGGATGGCTATTATCAGCAGTTAGAGCAGATAGAAAAATACCGATTGGACTACTGCAATCAATTGGTAGAACGAGGCAAACAAGGGTTAACGGCTAGTCAATACTCTCATCTTAATCGTTTTTTGACGACCTTAGATGAAACTCTGGCCAAGCAGAAACAAGCAGAAGAGCACTTTAAGTCCCAAGTGGAAAGTTGTGAGCAAAACTGGTTGGAA
This sequence is a window from Vibrio coralliilyticus. Protein-coding genes within it:
- the fliJ gene encoding flagellar export protein FliJ; translation: MDNALDFLLSQAQERENQAVLALGQARVELDGYYQQLEQIEKYRLDYCNQLVERGKQGLTASQYSHLNRFLTTLDETLAKQKQAEEHFKSQVESCEQNWLECRKQRRSYEWLIDKKQSEKERLQNVREQKQMDEFSTLQYSRRTSN